The following are encoded in a window of Phaseolus vulgaris cultivar G19833 chromosome 3, P. vulgaris v2.0, whole genome shotgun sequence genomic DNA:
- the LOC137805646 gene encoding AT-hook motif nuclear-localized protein 17-like, whose product MVQPSNVTTLSSTLISSSDDNTFDGVIDSSSHSKPPSSSSKRTRGRPAGSKNKQKLAIVIDQNHEHVQKPILIQIPINSDVIETLTQFVCDHQISIAVQSASGSILNATLRDDQSEISTFIVHGPFTLASFTGPCIYNNYSTTSLSSNLDYFLNISFCSNLDQSFVGVVGGKVIAGDDVVVTATTFKNS is encoded by the coding sequence ATGGTTCAACCAAGTAATGTAACTACCCTATCATCCACCCTGATTTCTTCCTCTGATGACAACACCTTTGATGGTGTTATTGATTCTTCCTCTCATTCAAAaccaccatcatcatcatcaaagaGGACACGCGGTAGGCCAGCGGGCTCCAAgaacaaacaaaaattagcCATTGTGATTGACCAAAACCATGAGCATGTCCAAAAACCTATACTCATTCAAATTCCTATAAACTCTGATGTAATTGAGACTCTAACCCAATTTGTCTGTGATCACCAAATTAGCATCGCAGTGCAAAGTGCATCCGGATCTATTCTAAATGCCACTCTTCGCGATGATCAATCTGAAATTTCTACTTTCATTGTTCATGGACCCTTTACTTTAGCTTCCTTCACTGGCCCTTGCATATATAACAACTATAGTACTACTTCATTATCATCTAATCTTGATTATTTTTTGAACATTTCTTTTTGTTCAAATTTAGATCAAAGCTTTGTTGGGGTTGTTGGAGGGAAGGTTATTGCAGGTGATGATGTTGTTGTGACTGCTACAACTTTCAAGAACTCTTAG